The Methylomarinum vadi genome has a window encoding:
- a CDS encoding SlyX family protein produces MSEERIIELEIKLAYQEELVDTLNSIVAKQQTQIDKLEETCKLLHDKINALAVAEPKKNPVHEIPPHY; encoded by the coding sequence ATGAGCGAAGAAAGAATTATCGAATTGGAAATCAAACTGGCTTATCAAGAAGAATTGGTCGACACGTTAAATTCCATTGTCGCCAAGCAACAAACGCAGATTGATAAGTTGGAAGAAACCTGCAAACTGTTGCACGATAAAATCAACGCGCTGGCAGTAGCGGAGCCGAAAAAAAATCCGGTGCATGAAATTCCGCCGCATTATTAA
- a CDS encoding SOS response-associated peptidase, which produces MCGRFNLLAGPDRLSEHFQLQRQRPYRTSYNIAPGQKILTVVRLGDGSHKAVNLWWGLIPSWSKDRKIGARMINARAETAAEKPAFRAAFRQRRCLIPATGFYEWHKTDRGKQAYHICREDLSVFAFAGLWEHWEKGAETVYSCTILTTAANALMQSIHERMPVVVNSGQYPLWLDKQTPIDELNSLLLDDAYEDFVAKPVSDWVNNPAHDDADCLT; this is translated from the coding sequence ATGTGCGGACGATTCAACTTGTTGGCCGGGCCCGACCGGCTGAGCGAGCATTTTCAATTACAACGGCAACGCCCTTATCGAACCAGTTACAATATCGCGCCAGGGCAAAAAATCCTCACCGTCGTGCGATTGGGAGACGGCAGCCATAAGGCGGTCAATTTATGGTGGGGGCTGATTCCGTCCTGGTCCAAGGACCGTAAGATCGGTGCTCGCATGATCAATGCCCGCGCTGAAACGGCTGCCGAAAAGCCGGCATTCAGGGCAGCCTTCCGGCAACGGCGGTGCCTGATTCCGGCCACCGGTTTTTATGAATGGCACAAAACCGATCGCGGCAAACAGGCTTACCATATCTGCCGCGAAGACCTTAGTGTGTTCGCTTTCGCCGGATTATGGGAACATTGGGAAAAGGGCGCGGAAACCGTTTATTCCTGCACGATTCTCACAACGGCGGCCAATGCCTTGATGCAGTCGATACACGAGCGTATGCCGGTGGTGGTGAATTCCGGCCAGTACCCGCTTTGGCTGGATAAGCAAACCCCTATCGACGAATTGAATAGCCTATTGCTTGATGACGCCTATGAGGATTTCGTCGCCAAGCCTGTTAGCGATTGGGTCAACAACCCGGCCCACGACGATGCCGATTGTCTGACCTAA
- the aat gene encoding leucyl/phenylalanyl-tRNA--protein transferase has translation MNLTVLDPLRPEQPFPSPEKALREPDGLLAIGGCLSSRRIVNAYRHGIFPWFSPGEPILWWSPDPRLVLFPEQLKVSRSLRKTLRKNIFQLSFDQAFSAVVDACAAPRERQSGTWITEEMKQAYNQLHRQGIAHSIEAWRDGELVGGLYGLAIGRVFFGESMFHRQTDASKVVFVHLVNNLIAWDYRLIDCQVHTEHLVSLGAIEIARLDFLQHLRRLCNRAPAEQAWQTT, from the coding sequence ATGAATCTGACCGTTCTCGACCCACTTAGACCGGAACAGCCTTTTCCCAGCCCGGAAAAGGCCTTGCGCGAACCGGACGGCCTGCTTGCGATCGGTGGCTGCCTTTCTTCCCGGCGCATCGTCAACGCTTATCGCCATGGCATTTTCCCCTGGTTCAGTCCGGGTGAACCGATCCTATGGTGGTCCCCTGATCCGCGTTTGGTGTTATTTCCCGAGCAATTAAAGGTTTCCCGCAGCCTCAGAAAAACACTGAGGAAGAATATTTTCCAACTCAGTTTCGACCAAGCCTTTTCTGCGGTCGTCGATGCCTGCGCCGCCCCGCGCGAGCGTCAAAGCGGCACTTGGATCACCGAGGAAATGAAACAGGCCTACAACCAGTTACATAGACAAGGCATTGCCCATTCGATCGAGGCGTGGCGTGATGGAGAGCTGGTTGGTGGCCTCTATGGGTTGGCCATCGGCAGGGTGTTCTTCGGGGAGTCGATGTTCCACCGCCAAACCGACGCATCCAAAGTGGTCTTCGTACACCTGGTGAACAATCTGATCGCCTGGGATTACCGGCTGATCGACTGCCAAGTCCATACCGAGCACTTGGTCAGCCTGGGAGCCATTGAGATTGCACGGTTGGACTTTCTCCAACACCTACGCCGGCTGTGTAACCGGGCACCGGCCGAACAGGCTTGGCAAACGACATGA
- a CDS encoding DUF6164 family protein: MATLLFPLRGVPEDEAEEVRELLDAHNIDFYETSAGNWGISMPALWLRNDDDLTTAKRLLETYQQKRYSEQRAIYERLKRQGKNKRLIDGVRKQPLQFLLYIGLIILIVYVSIKLVFELGL; encoded by the coding sequence ATGGCAACTCTGCTTTTCCCGTTACGGGGCGTACCGGAAGACGAGGCCGAGGAAGTACGCGAATTACTCGACGCACACAATATCGATTTTTACGAAACCTCGGCAGGCAATTGGGGCATTTCGATGCCTGCTCTGTGGCTCAGGAACGACGACGACCTGACCACGGCTAAACGATTGTTGGAAACGTATCAACAAAAACGCTATTCCGAGCAACGGGCGATTTATGAGCGATTGAAACGGCAAGGAAAAAACAAACGCCTGATCGATGGCGTTCGGAAACAGCCATTGCAGTTTTTGCTGTATATCGGCCTCATCATTCTAATCGTCTATGTTTCGATCAAGCTAGTGTTCGAGCTTGGGCTGTAG
- a CDS encoding arginyltransferase → MISVPLLLTGQHECSYLPGQTAQTAFVHPSFPLNVEIYSRLIEQGFRRSGNDVYSPHCQHCKACIPVRIPVRLFNANRRQKRCLKKNQSATAIVKPAAFDQRHYDLYLRYQHQRHAGGSMADSSPEEYITFLGSAWCDTLFVEFHLDGKLAAVAIADLLDKALSAVYTFFDPELASHSLGTYAVLWQIEHAKQLGLDYLYLGYWIKQCRKMSYKDQYWPLYGFIDQQWRGINI, encoded by the coding sequence ATGATCTCCGTTCCACTACTGCTAACGGGTCAGCACGAATGCAGTTATTTACCCGGACAAACGGCGCAAACGGCTTTTGTTCATCCTTCTTTTCCGCTCAACGTCGAAATTTATTCGCGCCTGATCGAACAAGGTTTCAGGCGTAGCGGCAACGATGTCTACAGTCCCCACTGTCAGCACTGCAAAGCCTGCATTCCGGTCAGGATTCCGGTTCGTTTGTTCAACGCCAATCGACGGCAGAAACGTTGTCTGAAGAAAAATCAATCGGCAACCGCCATCGTCAAACCCGCCGCTTTCGATCAACGCCATTACGACCTGTATTTGCGTTATCAACACCAGCGCCATGCCGGCGGCAGCATGGCCGATTCCAGTCCCGAGGAATATATCACTTTTCTCGGCAGCGCTTGGTGCGACACCCTCTTCGTCGAATTTCACCTGGATGGCAAGCTGGCAGCGGTCGCCATTGCCGACCTATTGGATAAGGCCCTGTCTGCCGTCTATACCTTTTTCGATCCTGAGCTGGCTTCCCATAGCCTCGGCACCTACGCCGTATTGTGGCAAATCGAGCATGCCAAACAGCTCGGCCTGGATTATTTATATCTGGGATATTGGATAAAACAATGCCGCAAAATGAGTTACAAAGACCAATACTGGCCGCTTTACGGGTTTATCGATCAACAATGGCGCGGAATCAATATATAA
- the trxB gene encoding thioredoxin-disulfide reductase: MADAKHCKLLILGSGPAGYTAAVYAARANLNPVMITGMQQGGQLTTTTDVDNWPGDAEGLQGPELMERMRKHAERFDTEIIFDHIHSADLSARPFTLTGDSGSYTCDALIIATGASAKYLGLDSEEAFKGKGVSACATCDGFFYRNKPVAVIGGGNTAVEEALYLSNIASQVTVVHRRDKFRSEKILSDKLLEKAQNGNVVIEWNHTLDEVLGDDMGVTGMRIKSTQDGSTKEVDVHGVFIAIGHTPNTGIFEGQLEMENGYIVVNSGIKGNATVTSVPGVFAAGDVMDAHYKQAITSAGAGCMAALDAEKYLDELEEKA, translated from the coding sequence ATGGCTGATGCGAAACATTGCAAATTATTAATTCTCGGTTCCGGACCGGCCGGTTACACGGCCGCTGTTTATGCCGCCAGAGCGAATCTAAACCCGGTCATGATTACCGGCATGCAGCAGGGGGGGCAGTTGACCACCACTACCGATGTCGATAACTGGCCTGGCGATGCCGAAGGTTTGCAGGGTCCCGAGTTAATGGAAAGAATGCGCAAACATGCGGAGCGCTTCGACACCGAAATCATTTTCGACCATATCCACTCCGCCGACCTATCCGCCCGTCCGTTCACCTTGACCGGCGATTCCGGCTCCTATACCTGCGACGCGTTGATCATCGCCACCGGCGCATCGGCCAAGTATTTGGGCCTGGACTCCGAGGAAGCGTTCAAGGGCAAGGGCGTTTCCGCCTGCGCGACCTGCGATGGTTTCTTTTACCGCAACAAACCGGTCGCGGTGATCGGCGGCGGCAACACCGCGGTCGAAGAAGCCCTTTATCTATCTAATATAGCTTCCCAAGTGACCGTCGTGCATCGCCGCGACAAATTCCGCTCGGAAAAAATCCTGTCCGACAAACTGCTGGAAAAAGCTCAAAACGGCAATGTCGTGATCGAATGGAATCATACCCTCGACGAAGTGCTCGGAGACGATATGGGGGTGACGGGCATGCGCATCAAAAGCACGCAGGATGGCAGCACTAAAGAAGTCGACGTTCACGGCGTATTCATCGCCATCGGCCATACGCCGAACACCGGCATCTTCGAAGGCCAATTGGAGATGGAAAACGGTTACATCGTCGTCAATAGCGGCATCAAAGGCAATGCCACCGTCACCAGCGTTCCCGGGGTATTCGCCGCCGGCGACGTGATGGACGCCCATTACAAACAGGCGATCACTTCCGCTGGCGCCGGCTGCATGGCGGCGCTGGACGCGGAAAAGTATCTCGATGAGTTGGAGGAGAAAGCCTGA
- a CDS encoding heavy-metal-associated domain-containing protein yields MTSESIEYKNFRLVKTWENRVKVIAPALQGEPERAYIFQILLNKRPEIQELLITVKSGEIDIKFAAESLSREQLLLAMDNILGNVAKKSSAIDKKQLPGNPEEIELRVGGMSCPACALLIEMALKKDEQVVDASADLDSKLVRVFGSLSREQVIERIEKLGYKHIGEER; encoded by the coding sequence ATGACGAGCGAATCGATTGAATACAAAAACTTCCGACTAGTCAAAACCTGGGAAAACAGGGTAAAAGTGATTGCGCCCGCCTTGCAAGGCGAACCGGAACGCGCCTATATATTTCAAATATTATTGAACAAAAGGCCGGAGATCCAAGAGTTGTTGATCACCGTGAAGAGCGGCGAAATCGACATCAAATTTGCCGCCGAATCCTTGTCGCGGGAACAGTTGCTTCTGGCCATGGATAATATCTTGGGCAACGTGGCGAAAAAATCCTCCGCGATCGACAAAAAGCAGTTGCCCGGCAATCCCGAAGAAATCGAATTACGGGTCGGCGGCATGAGCTGTCCGGCATGTGCTTTGTTGATCGAAATGGCGTTAAAAAAAGACGAACAGGTCGTCGATGCCAGCGCTGATTTGGATAGCAAGTTGGTCAGGGTTTTTGGTTCCCTCAGCAGAGAGCAGGTGATCGAGCGTATCGAAAAATTGGGATATAAACATATCGGCGAAGAACGATGA
- a CDS encoding AMP-binding protein — MTKSYCHRGGETPLLGATIPEHFAAIAERYSDREAVVSLPQQQRLTYRELGEQVDLVARGLLAFGYSRGNRIGIWSTNNVEWILLQLATARIGAILVNINPAYRIHELEFALQQSQVQCLVCIPAFRKSDYVEMLVELLPELQQSSAIIDSKRLPNLKRVILFDPLMPLRKAPSAGFSRWSDLLTAAGDVSTKQLEQAGAALDIDDPINIQYTSGTTGFPKAVELTHHNILNNAWFSAQAMRFSEQDRLCIPVPFYHCFGMVLANLLCFSVGACAVIACEHFDAGLVLQAIEQERCSGLHGVPTMFIAELDHADFPRHRLDSLRTGIMAGAPCPPELLRRVMQDLHCQEILIGYGETEASPLTHLTAIDDSPYCRTHTVGRNLPHQEVKIVDISTGKTVAIGEAGEICFRGYHIMRGYHDNEPATREAIDDRGWLHSGDVGVMDGEGYVSITGRLKEMIIRGGENIYPREIEDLLYTHPKVAAAAVFGVPDDYYGEEVAAWLQLREGQCCDENEIRSFCEGQLSHFKIPRYIRFVDGFPMTVTGKMQKYKMREMMQQELAGKSD, encoded by the coding sequence ATGACGAAAAGTTATTGCCATCGCGGCGGCGAAACGCCGCTGCTCGGCGCGACGATCCCGGAGCATTTCGCCGCGATTGCCGAACGATATTCCGACCGCGAAGCGGTCGTCAGCCTGCCACAGCAACAGCGCCTGACTTATCGCGAATTAGGCGAACAGGTCGATCTCGTCGCTCGAGGCCTGCTCGCCTTCGGCTATTCCCGCGGCAACCGCATCGGCATCTGGTCGACCAATAATGTGGAGTGGATCTTGTTGCAACTGGCCACGGCGCGCATCGGCGCGATTCTGGTCAACATCAATCCGGCTTATCGCATTCATGAGCTGGAATTTGCGTTGCAACAATCACAAGTGCAATGCCTGGTGTGCATTCCCGCTTTCAGGAAGAGCGATTACGTCGAGATGCTGGTCGAATTGCTGCCGGAATTGCAGCAATCTTCCGCTATCATCGACAGTAAACGTTTGCCTAATTTGAAACGCGTGATTTTGTTCGATCCCCTGATGCCGTTGCGGAAGGCCCCGTCCGCAGGTTTCTCACGGTGGTCGGATTTATTGACCGCCGCCGGCGATGTGTCGACAAAGCAACTCGAGCAGGCCGGCGCGGCTCTAGATATCGACGATCCGATCAATATCCAATACACCTCGGGCACCACCGGTTTTCCCAAGGCCGTCGAACTGACGCATCACAATATCCTCAACAATGCCTGGTTTTCCGCCCAGGCGATGCGATTCTCGGAACAGGACAGGCTGTGCATCCCCGTGCCGTTTTATCATTGTTTCGGCATGGTGCTGGCCAATCTGCTGTGTTTCTCGGTCGGTGCCTGCGCGGTGATCGCCTGCGAGCATTTCGACGCCGGCCTGGTTCTGCAGGCCATCGAGCAGGAACGCTGCAGCGGGCTGCACGGTGTGCCGACCATGTTTATCGCCGAGCTGGATCATGCCGATTTTCCCCGTCATCGTCTCGATTCGCTACGCACCGGCATCATGGCCGGCGCGCCGTGTCCACCGGAACTATTGCGCCGGGTCATGCAAGATTTGCATTGCCAAGAGATCCTGATCGGTTACGGCGAAACCGAAGCCTCGCCGTTGACGCACCTGACCGCCATCGACGACAGCCCGTATTGCCGCACCCACACCGTCGGCCGCAATTTGCCGCATCAGGAAGTCAAGATCGTCGATATTTCGACCGGCAAGACGGTGGCGATAGGCGAGGCCGGCGAGATTTGTTTTCGCGGCTATCACATCATGCGCGGTTATCACGACAATGAACCAGCGACCCGCGAGGCCATCGACGACCGGGGCTGGCTGCATTCTGGCGATGTCGGGGTTATGGACGGGGAGGGCTATGTCAGTATCACCGGGCGCTTGAAGGAAATGATTATACGCGGCGGCGAGAATATTTATCCGCGCGAGATCGAGGACTTGCTTTATACCCATCCGAAAGTCGCCGCGGCCGCGGTCTTTGGCGTGCCCGACGATTACTATGGCGAAGAGGTCGCGGCCTGGCTGCAATTACGGGAAGGGCAATGCTGCGATGAGAACGAGATCCGCTCCTTTTGTGAGGGGCAACTGAGCCATTTCAAGATTCCCCGCTACATTCGTTTCGTTGACGGCTTTCCGATGACGGTGACCGGCAAGATGCAGAAATATAAGATGCGCGAGATGATGCAGCAGGAATTGGCCGGGAAATCAGATTAG
- the efpL gene encoding elongation factor P-like protein EfpL — protein MPKASELKQGSAVEINGEPYAVKTIEVRNPTSRGASTLYKIRFAHMKTKQKLDETFKGDDFLKEADCSRVMVQYSYQDGEEYHFMNSETYDQYSLNAADLEGQIAYLTEGLEGIVMLLLDDSALGIELPTTITMEIVETPPAMKGASATNRTKPAKLNTGLEIQVPEYIQTGEIIKVNSDTGKFMSRA, from the coding sequence TTGCCAAAAGCCAGCGAACTCAAACAAGGATCGGCCGTTGAGATCAACGGCGAACCCTATGCCGTGAAAACCATCGAGGTCCGCAACCCGACTTCCCGCGGCGCGTCGACGCTCTATAAAATTCGCTTCGCCCACATGAAAACCAAGCAAAAACTGGATGAAACCTTTAAGGGCGACGATTTTCTCAAGGAGGCGGACTGTTCCCGGGTGATGGTGCAGTATTCTTATCAGGACGGAGAGGAATACCATTTCATGAACTCGGAAACCTACGACCAATACAGCCTGAACGCCGCCGATTTGGAAGGCCAAATAGCCTATCTGACCGAAGGCCTGGAAGGCATCGTCATGTTGTTATTGGACGACTCCGCCCTGGGCATAGAGCTTCCCACCACAATCACGATGGAAATCGTCGAAACGCCGCCGGCGATGAAAGGCGCCAGCGCCACGAATCGCACCAAGCCGGCCAAACTGAATACCGGACTGGAGATTCAAGTTCCTGAATATATCCAAACCGGGGAAATCATCAAGGTCAATAGCGACACCGGAAAGTTTATGTCCCGCGCGTAG
- a CDS encoding thiamine pyrophosphate-dependent enzyme, whose product MSETIYRRMKDLPSTHLLGAGTAACAGCGGMQALHQIYDVFGDKTVFINAAGCMTLLSVYPFTPFSGSWLYSAMGSAPAGAQGVRDALDILLAKQRIPAEEDLSAVVLTGDGSAYGMGVSATSGAIDRNLDFLYICYDNEGYGNTGQQFSSATPHGAKTATSEGAAGYPGFKKDLFSLWVANKPAYVATVIGSEPLDLARKVEKAKQIKGPRLLLALAPCPTGWGFDPADSSAIGHLAVKTGIWPLKEYVDGRVVHNKIPRERLPVEDYLQKQQRFAHLFRPQRNEALLQEIQNRVDDYWDKVEPE is encoded by the coding sequence ATGAGCGAAACGATTTACCGGCGCATGAAGGATCTGCCGTCGACCCATCTGCTCGGCGCCGGCACGGCCGCCTGCGCGGGTTGCGGCGGAATGCAGGCCTTGCATCAGATCTACGACGTGTTCGGCGACAAGACCGTTTTCATCAATGCCGCCGGTTGCATGACCCTGTTGTCGGTCTATCCGTTCACGCCGTTTAGCGGCTCCTGGTTGTATTCGGCGATGGGATCGGCGCCGGCCGGCGCGCAAGGGGTGCGCGACGCGCTCGATATCCTGTTGGCCAAGCAACGTATCCCGGCCGAAGAGGATCTTTCCGCCGTGGTGCTGACCGGTGACGGTTCGGCCTACGGCATGGGGGTATCGGCGACATCCGGCGCGATCGACCGCAATCTCGATTTTCTCTATATCTGCTACGACAACGAAGGTTACGGCAATACCGGCCAGCAATTCTCCAGCGCCACGCCGCATGGGGCGAAGACGGCGACCAGCGAGGGCGCGGCCGGCTATCCTGGCTTCAAGAAAGACCTGTTCTCGTTATGGGTGGCGAACAAACCGGCCTATGTCGCCACCGTAATCGGTAGCGAACCGCTCGATCTGGCGCGCAAGGTCGAAAAAGCGAAACAAATCAAGGGGCCGCGGCTGCTGTTGGCCTTGGCCCCTTGTCCAACCGGCTGGGGCTTCGATCCGGCCGACAGCTCGGCGATAGGCCATTTGGCTGTGAAGACCGGCATCTGGCCGCTCAAGGAGTATGTCGACGGTCGGGTCGTGCATAATAAAATTCCTCGGGAGCGTCTGCCGGTCGAAGACTATCTGCAAAAGCAGCAACGCTTCGCCCACTTGTTCAGGCCGCAACGCAACGAGGCATTGCTGCAGGAAATCCAAAACCGGGTCGATGATTACTGGGACAAAGTAGAACCGGAATGA
- a CDS encoding DNA translocase FtsK, which produces MVAVIEEKTVRGLREVAFLAFISCALFFFIALFTFDHEDAGWTHSGSMQHINNACGVVGAWVADFVLSFFGLMAFLFPVMILWHGYLVYTQAKLKGNKFVLAIRWSGFVATLISGSALFYLHLLRVGLELPGSTGGVLGQEIGDALVIMLGDSGATLLLLAIFLAGITLFTGLSWFALMDFVGKYSLTLCAFLYRKAIQGWQGYQDNKVSRPKPAVTKSKPQKKAKVKIAPVVKAVESSERAKKEAQIDLFDGADFKGALPPLSLLEKRDIKVKGYSQSDLEEMSRQVEDVLQDYNIVAEVVAVHPGPVITRFELQLAAGVKVSRISGLAKDLARGLSVTSVRIVEVIEGKSVIGLEIPNQEREIVPLRDLLASRNFEKSRSNLTLALGKDIAGVPVMSDLGKMPHALVAGTTGSGKSVAINTMILSLLYKSRPEDVRLIMIDPKMLELSVYEGIPHLLTPVVTDMKDAQNALRWAVAEMERRYKLMSKVGVRNLAGFNQMIREAEKKGQPIRDPLFQLERPLEEGEEFPMLSTLPSIVIVIDELADMMMIVGKKVEELIARLAQKARAAGIHLVLATQRPSVDVLTGLIKANIPTRISFQVSSRIDSRTVLDQGGAEALLGNGDMLFLPSGTSIPLRAHGAFVDDNEVHQVVEFLKKTGPADYLEEITQERSDSGEIAGSESVDAEMDSLYDEAVQFVTESRKASISSVQRRFKVGYNRAARMIEDMEAAGVVSAPEGNGSREVLAPPPPKD; this is translated from the coding sequence ATGGTTGCTGTTATCGAAGAGAAAACCGTACGCGGATTGCGCGAAGTGGCGTTTTTGGCTTTCATCAGCTGTGCGCTGTTTTTTTTCATCGCTTTATTTACATTCGATCACGAGGATGCCGGCTGGACCCATAGCGGCTCCATGCAACATATCAACAATGCCTGCGGCGTCGTCGGCGCCTGGGTGGCCGATTTCGTGCTCAGTTTTTTCGGCTTGATGGCATTCCTGTTTCCGGTCATGATTTTGTGGCATGGCTATCTGGTTTACACGCAGGCCAAATTAAAAGGCAATAAATTCGTGCTGGCCATTCGCTGGAGCGGTTTTGTCGCCACGTTGATCTCCGGTTCCGCGCTATTTTATTTGCATCTGCTCAGGGTTGGGCTGGAGTTGCCCGGCAGCACCGGCGGCGTGCTGGGGCAAGAGATTGGCGATGCATTGGTCATCATGTTGGGGGATTCCGGCGCCACTTTGTTATTGCTGGCGATCTTTCTGGCCGGCATCACGTTGTTTACCGGCTTGTCCTGGTTCGCGTTGATGGACTTCGTCGGTAAATATTCGCTGACGCTGTGCGCGTTTCTTTATCGTAAGGCCATACAAGGTTGGCAGGGTTATCAGGACAACAAGGTTAGCCGTCCCAAACCGGCCGTAACGAAAAGCAAACCGCAGAAAAAAGCGAAAGTCAAAATCGCGCCGGTGGTCAAGGCCGTCGAAAGCAGCGAGCGGGCGAAAAAAGAAGCGCAAATCGACTTGTTCGATGGCGCGGATTTCAAGGGCGCATTGCCACCGTTATCGTTGTTGGAAAAACGCGATATCAAAGTCAAAGGCTATTCCCAAAGCGACCTGGAAGAGATGTCCCGGCAGGTCGAGGATGTTTTGCAGGACTACAATATCGTTGCAGAAGTGGTCGCCGTGCATCCAGGTCCGGTGATCACCCGTTTCGAACTGCAGTTGGCGGCAGGGGTGAAAGTCAGTCGTATCAGCGGGTTGGCGAAGGATTTAGCGCGCGGGTTGTCCGTGACCAGCGTGCGCATTGTAGAAGTGATCGAAGGCAAAAGCGTGATCGGTCTGGAAATCCCCAACCAAGAACGGGAAATCGTGCCGTTGCGGGATTTGCTGGCGTCGCGTAATTTCGAGAAATCCAGATCGAATTTGACGTTGGCGTTGGGCAAAGACATTGCCGGTGTCCCCGTCATGTCCGACTTGGGCAAAATGCCGCATGCCTTGGTGGCCGGTACCACGGGTTCCGGTAAATCGGTGGCGATCAACACGATGATTCTCAGTCTGCTGTACAAGTCGCGGCCCGAGGATGTGCGATTAATCATGATCGACCCGAAAATGTTGGAATTGTCGGTTTACGAAGGCATCCCGCATTTATTAACGCCAGTCGTCACCGATATGAAAGATGCCCAGAATGCCTTGCGTTGGGCGGTCGCCGAAATGGAACGGCGCTATAAGTTAATGTCCAAGGTGGGTGTGCGAAATCTGGCCGGTTTCAATCAAATGATCAGGGAAGCCGAGAAAAAAGGCCAGCCGATTCGCGATCCTTTGTTTCAATTGGAACGGCCTTTAGAAGAAGGTGAGGAATTCCCGATGCTGAGCACGTTGCCAAGCATTGTCATCGTGATCGATGAGCTGGCCGACATGATGATGATTGTCGGCAAGAAGGTGGAGGAATTGATCGCCCGCTTGGCGCAGAAAGCCAGGGCGGCCGGCATCCATCTGGTATTGGCAACGCAGCGGCCGTCGGTCGACGTATTGACGGGGCTGATCAAAGCCAATATTCCCACCCGGATTTCTTTCCAGGTTTCTTCGCGTATCGATTCGCGCACGGTTCTCGACCAGGGCGGCGCGGAAGCACTGCTCGGTAACGGCGACATGTTGTTCCTGCCGTCCGGAACCAGCATTCCGTTGCGGGCCCATGGGGCTTTCGTCGACGACAACGAGGTGCATCAAGTAGTGGAATTCTTGAAAAAAACCGGCCCCGCCGATTATTTGGAGGAGATTACCCAGGAACGTAGCGACAGCGGCGAGATTGCCGGTAGCGAAAGCGTCGACGCGGAAATGGATAGTTTGTACGACGAAGCGGTACAGTTCGTTACCGAATCGCGCAAGGCCTCGATATCCAGCGTACAACGCCGCTTTAAAGTTGGCTACAATCGCGCTGCCCGCATGATCGAGGACATGGAGGCGGCCGGTGTCGTCAGTGCACCGGAGGGCAACGGTAGCCGCGAAGTATTGGCGCCGCCGCCACCGAAGGATTGA